ACCCTTCTCCTCTGAAGGGCAAGCTTCCTGTCAGCTGATGCTCTGAGTGCCTGGAACAGGCAACCTTGAGGTTACCTTCTTGTTCACACGTAGTTAATACTCACAAGTGATGAATCTAACCTTCTATTCTAATACTTCTTTCACTTTGCTAAGGGGCGTATTGCAGTTAGCAAGCACCGGAAATGTATTCACACTGTCCAAATTCCACATTTTATAGCAAATTTGTACTTCTCAATCTTTTGATTGCATGTACACACAAGAGGGGGGTCATTTCAGAAGACCGTCATAGGTCATATGTAACATATATGTTAGTTTGTTTTAGTGGGGCATGGTTTTGGGGGATAGAGGTTTATTTGACAGTTTCATACCCATGAGCATCCGTGCACATAAATGGTCCTGCCTATTATATCTGCTCTACTGCCGATATAATAGGACAAGTTGTTCTCACTTAAGTGACAGTTTACACCAGCATCACCCAGGCTTCTCTAGAGTATCTCTTAACCTCATGATCAGTGGGGCTGATCCTAAGGGGAACTTAGCAAGCTGTCTACTGTACAAACGCATCAAAAATTTAAATCAGTCTTTGTTGAAAATCACCTCGTTGTAAACACGGGTATCTTTAAACATCATCTTATCAGGCAGTAAGTCCTCAGTGACGGTAATCTCTTCCAGCTCCGTGGTGAAGTGGTCGGTGCTCTCCACCACCGACGTGTCTTTGACGGCGCTGTAGGTGAGCGCCACGCTATACGCTGTGGGCTTCTCCAAACCTTTACGCCCGCAACGGCAGAGCTTGCGGAAAGCAGCGCGGAACTTCTGCGACATGGCGTTGTAAATGATGGGGTTAATGGTGCTGTTTAAATAAATGCAGCAACGGCAGAATAGCAGGAACCAAGTGTCCAGGTAGGCCTGTTTGAGGAAGGAGTTGACCACCACTAGCGTGCGATAGGGCATCCACAGCACGGCAAACAGGACTACCACCACAGCCAGCATCTTGGTGACCTATACATTAAGAAGATACTTTtactgttacattacatttaacaGTGTAATCATTTACCAGATACTTATGTAATGTGACTTGGCCTATAAGTGAACGGAAAGTGGCCTACAGCTGGGTCAAGGATCAGAAGCGCATGTAGTTCTTATATTTCGGTGGTCGGTACCATTTCGATACCAGACGATCTAGCTACATCTCAGGCAGGGAGCAACAATATTGATATATCACCTCGGTCTACAATATTACATTTTaaaacccttgtgctgccttgtGAGCCACCTTTTGCACCACAAcggaaggcagcacaagggttccCCTCAACCTGCTTGCTCCTAAACCAGTGACATTCCTCCTGTAATACCATGAATTTATCGCAGGACTAGCCCCCACGAATAGATCTCTGTGAATAGGGTTTATTTTTCACGGGAACGTGGACCTGTTTTAACTCACCTGTCTTCGGGATGTGGCGGTGGAGTTGGAATGGCGGGAGTTCTTACAGCTGCTCATCTTAGTGCGGTTGCTTTGTCCATTTTTGCATTTCTCCTTGTGATTTGATGGCAATGGATTCAAAAAAAGGATTCTTGCAATGAGTCCGTACAGAATTGTTGCTAGCAGTAAgggcaaaacaaaaaacatcccAAAATCGAAAAagtaaataggtaaataaaacCGTCTTAAAACTTTGTAGCCGCATGTCTCAATGGTCACGTTCTCATATAAAACTTCCTCAATATCCGACAGGAAGAACCACATGATGCAGTATAGCGAAGTAAAAAGCCACACAATAATTATTATCTTCTTTGCCCTGGACAGTGTGCAGAGAAACTGCGCTTTTATGGGGTGGCAAATGGCGATGTATCTTTCAATAGTGAAAGCGGTAATGGAACATGACGACGCGTTGATTCCAAGATACTGGAAGTAGGTGATGCAGAGGCATCCTGGGCGGCCAAACACCCATGAGCCGAAGATGCTGTCCGTTATGTTTGGTAAGCCTGCAGCCGTTAGCACCATGAGATCGGCCACGGCCAAGCTAACCAGATAGCAGTTGGTGGGTGTCCTCATGTGTTTGGTTGTAAGGACCACTAAGATCACCATGATGTTACCAACAACCCCTAAAGCACAGATCACAAACACTAATAAAGTGCTTATCAACTTGTATTCGATGCTGTGGTCAGTCCATGTTGGCAGTGTGTGGTTTTTTTGAGCTGCAGTAACGTTTTCCATCACTGCAGTAACGTTTTCCATCACTGCAACGTTCTtaagtgttttttgttgtttgtttttagtCCTGAGAACAATTGTTTTAAGTTCAGGTCTGTCTGTTATTTGAAGTTATTGGTATATAGCACAGCAGATAGCGAGGATTGAATATAGAAGTGTGACACCGCCGACACCTTTTCCTTCTTTGCGTAAAAGTTTCGTCTATGCGCGCGGGGTGTCTTGGTCCAAAGCGCAAAAGTGAGAGCGCGCGCTTCGCTCAAGTCTCCGTCTTGTCAGAGTAGAGAGAAATCTGAgatcaggagaggagagacgcaGCTTAGTCTCCTTGCGTTGGACCAAAGATTCTTAACGCATGCGGGGTTGGTAGAGAGGCACTGACAACGAGTAACAACGTTATGACATCTGTTGCTCTCGTGGTGGACCTATAGATTTCTAAATCTATACGGTATATTGTAGGGACGGTACATGGATTATGCTTTTTCGTTTAACTGTTGCTGACATTTTCAAGCTTTCAATAAATATATTGAAGTTGTGTGAATAAATAACTTCAATGGGTTTAacttgttttaaaaaaaatcagaaCTGTAGCCTAGATACAGCTTAACAAATCTTGTTTTAACCTGTCTCTTGCACAATATGATCTTTAATGTTTAATCTCTGCTATTGGCAGCTACACTTTCTGtgtttaaataaaatgtgtatTCTAATCATGCACCTTTGAAGGGATACATCCAATATTTAATGTTTTGCTTTGGTACCTTAGGTGTTGAACTAGAATACAGAATAGTTTTGAACTATCAACTGTGATGTCCTTGATATGACAGATTCATCTGGGATTCAGTTGCTTCTTTTACACAACTCAGTGGATGTGAGAattctctcaccccctcaccaACTGCGCCGAAAGAACTGATTTGAAAATGGCAGAAACATGCCAGCAGCTCCTGCCAGTGAACAGGTGGACTAAAACTAATGGGTGTTATATATAAGCCGGCacgttttttatataatatatatatatttttttttattaatgggTATACACAGCAGTTTTGAATAGAACGAATATTATacatttattgttttatttagcctttagattaGTGTTAGAGTATATAGGTTTTATATTTTTGTTGGCCCCTTCATATTAATACATTTGAGAAGAATACGGATACCAGGGTATAGGGCCTACTTGATTTAGCTGTAGACAGAAAGGTAGTCTGCGTTGTACAATCAAAATTTCGCTATTTACTTGTGGACCTTTCCGTTTAAGCCTCTTCCACCGGTTTGTGTCTGATGGAGCAGAGGGAGCTGAATAACCAATCATCGTTTATCTGATTTATAGAATACTTTCAAGTGAAGACTACAGTTGGTAAAGCAAGCCTCATGTAGGCCTAATTTACAGAGTTTTACTGCCACCAAATGGACAGTCCTAAACCAGCCCGAACTGAATCCAATTAGAACCAGAGGTAGACAGTTTTAACTGATAACATGTTTAATCACATAATTCCTTTCTAACCAGTATGAAATTGAATACACTTTAGCCAATTTATGTTTATGATCGGCCACTTATTTGAGTTGAGTGTCCCTTGTTTTGGAGTGAGGTAGCTAACTACATTAGATATCTGTGAAAATGTATAGGCTGCAAGATTACAACCATTGTTTCATTTGATGGAAATTAAACAGTGTTTACTGAAAAAGACTGAACTTGTTCGCCCATATTTCTCCAAAAAACGAGACTACTGTTGACGGTTTGGTCGTCAATATTGTTGCAGATCTGCAGCGTCTCCGCGCGACACCGCCTCACTGATCCCTGTGCGTGGGCGGAGTTTTCTAAGCCTTCATCTAATTTCTCAAGGATGCAAATCCAGCTATAGGTAGGTAGGTAACTGAATGTGCACGCGGTTTCTAAAGAGAAGGTATGGCATATTTTATGCCTTTATATTTTCATGAAGACTGACAGATGCACGCGATCATTAGCATTACTCTAAATTGTTTCATTAGATTTTGAAAGAAGCTGTCTTTGGCATTCACTTGTTACAGCAAATTACCTAGTGAAGTGACTCCATGATCCATCTCCTGAAAATAGGTGTAAATAGATGCATCTCAGGATACATTCAAGTCTCGTGACGATTATTTTATGTTTACACGAGAAAAGGTAAGCCATAGCACTGGCTACATTTTGTCAATTCGATTACATGTTATTTTGTTTTACCATTTTCTTCTTCTGGCAAGTTCAAATGTATTCCATAGGCTATGGACATTAATGTTGTAGGCTACAGTAAGCTTTCTTGTAGGCTACAACCCTGTCGTTTATACAGTCAAATCTTTTATGAAATATTTTTGAGGCCTGAATTTATAGGCTACATATGAGATTACGCTTGCTGTGTAAATATCCCAGTCACCTCCAACACTCGGACTTTAAATTTAGTTTGAAAACAAGTCGTTCGGTTGAAAAGTTACTTTCCATGGAGCATGCGTGCAGTTTGGCGAGTCTCGATTCGGAATGGACAGCGACCACACAAGAGCCTGGATCAGTTGATGACAATAATATATCTGTAAACTGTAACAAAGAACTGGAAACATATTTCACTTGCCACGACGAGGATTTATATATACAACCGAGTAGTCCGCAGTCGTCCCATAACGGCAGCTCAAGTCACCTCTCAAGGGAACTCCACGAAGGTGTTCCGGCACTTTACATGCTTTCCGATGACGAACTCGCGATTGATGGGTCGGGAAAGTCAGTGGATTATGGATTCATAAGCGCTGTGACCTGCCTCGTGACTGGTATTTTGTTAGTTTCCATATCCTATGCAATCCCCCTGGACGTCAAAGTGGACTCGGACAGGGTCTCGGCTCGGGAGATGGAGAGCTTGGAAAGGGAGAACGCTCGAGTTTGGGCTGGGGTGGATAAGTGTGTCATAGCTGGTCTCTGCCTGCTAACCTTTGGGGGTGTTATGATGTCTACCCTGGTGATGGTCTCtatgaggagagaagaggtggtTAGGAGAACGGCCTTTGGCTATTCCATGCTGCCTGTAAAGTTATATGGCTCCATCGCTTTAAGAGGAGGCTCAAACCAGACTCTGGCCGCCTCTTCACAACTGTCTGTTGCGGACGGAGATTTAGAAGTCTGCTGAAATCCATACCCTTATCCTAACGACACCTTATGGTGCACAAGTTGTAAACTGTAAATTGTCTCTTTTGTGAAAGGTCTGTTTCAAATTGTTGTCATAGATTTGTCATAAAAATGTCCATTACACTTATAGAGCCGAATAAACATGAGAGCTGTGGTTGCGAAATGGAGCTTGGTAAATAGTTGTTACTTTGTGGTTTTGAACATTAACAACCAATCTCAAAGATCAAGTCCTTATGTGAATGTCTTCTGTCAAATGAGACCATGCTTGTGTTTAACCATGGCTACATCTTTATAATAGGACTATAATGGGGTGAAGCTCAGAGGGTAGAACATTTGACAGCAGATCAACAGGTCACAGGGTCAAATCCTCCCTGCACATTGCATTAGATTAAAACATCTgctgaattattattattatttaatattAAACAATCATTATTAATACTTTCAGCTCCTGTTAAATGTGCTACATGTaaacaaacactcaaacaccagCCTTCCCCGTCTGGATGCAGTCACTCAAACACCAGCCTTCCCACTGTGGATGCAGTCACTCGGGTCATTATTCAGCACTGCTGACTGAATTGGATTGCTGGCAGGGTTACGCAAAGTTAACAGCAGGGGGGGACTGTGTTTGCTGGGAACCAGAACAGTGTTGGTCTGATACACATGGAGTGTTCCTCAGTTGGGAGCCTGCAGTCTGGATCCCAGCGGTtctgtatccctctctctgGTTATGGATTAACACAGTCTTGACTTTTTGAATCCTCGTTTCATCTGTCTTAACATTACCGAGCTAACACAATTCCGACCAAGCTGGTTGAGACACAGACAGCTCGATGTGTCTCAGACGTGAGATACACTGCCAGCGTGTGGGTTAGCATATCTGGTGTATGCTGTGAAAGTGCCAACCTGTCAATAAGAAACTCAGACCTAGCAGAGAACCCTATTATATTAGAGAGGCTTCACACAACCATATGCTGTATAATTCTGATCAATAAATCATTTATCCACAAGGGAATGTAGAGTGTTTCTGATGTGCCATTTTTGCAGACCTTGTCCTTTTTGTAGCTGCTTCCACAGACAGGAACATTTTGCAGTAAATATTGATTAAATGTTATCCTCTGCAGCACAGCAATACTCAATCTTTTGGGTTTTGACTCCATCTAAATTTCATGTTCAGTGTAGTTTCAGTTAATTTTTTAAGGTTTATTCATTGCCTTGGACAATCCTTTTCACACACTGAATGACTCATTGTTTGCAGTCACGAGAATGTGGATCGTAGAATGTGAACATGGCAGATGGAAAAGCATTCAAAGACAAAGCTTTAAACACAGCTATGTAGGAATCGGCTCGAGGGGTTTGAAAAACCTGTTGTTCATACTACATTTAAAcgacagcttttttttttttacctacttGGTGTCATTAACCCGATGAtgttgcaactaaaataacaGACGTTATTTCAGTCTGTTCCATCCTCAGACTGTAGAGGGCGCTGTTTGCTTATGCATTACTTCTCTGACCTGTCCCGTCATCCATTCATCAACCCTGCGGTACACTTCATTATGTaagggcgattctaggatcagacctttaggggggcCTCCAATGAAAATGTGACATCTGCGCCATGAAATTAACTACctacttcttctctcctcttcttaaAGCTGCATGGTGACACTGGATATTAAACTTGTTTAGAGCCCTTTGAACCTGTAATTGGTTGTCATCTGTCACTAACAGACATGTTAGCAAACTCTTACGTTAGAGCACTAAAACTTATTTAAGATAATaataaatctttttttatttttaattattatttttatttttaggggtgctgagatgaaatgtaGATGTGCTTGACCACCCATCAAAATAGTTTAAAATCGCCACAGTGTAATAGTAATGTTGTTGTTAAGAGACGTTCTTGTCAAGCAAACCTAACTGACCCCACAAATTAATTATCTGTTCAGTAAAAGTATACATTTGGATTTGTATATGATCTTCAGAGGATCTGCTTAACCACTTTGCAGTGCTGACAGTATAACTGTCACCAACGTCATTCCACAGGCAGGGCTGTTCGAGGGATCCAGTCCCACTCTCCTCCTACATCAGGGATTGTTGTGCCTTGGTCCAGTTTTGAAAACCTCTTAGAAGTTACTTGCATTAGTTGAAAATAGATCTAACTTCTGGGTCAATCAAGACATGTTAACTTTTTGTATTTGTGTATTATAGctattttatatttaattttattcTATATCTCTTACTGTGATTATATGATTAATGTATGcactttcatggtgaataaaacCGTTTTGCCATCTCTGGAAGGGAGTCAATTTAGATCTAGATTTCTGTTTTTCTAGCTCTATTTTTTCATTGATATACTGTGAGGCCTGGCCAtcaaaacactacattcaaGTTTGTGAACTTGTTCCGTGCTTCTGTCCTGTTCTGCAATGTGTGTTGAAAGCTGTTGTGACTGTGTCAAGAAGACACCATTTTCATCAGGATGCAAAACTGTAAAACCCTCAACTCCAGGTCAGTCCATCTCTGGTCACTTTAATCTCTTATTCACAAAACGTCATTTGTTTCGTTCACAACTGTGAACACAATCAATGGCCTTTGAACAAAGATGTCTTTGTCTTATCCAGAGAGGGagttagagagaaggagagagagaaagagatggagagagagagagagagagagagagagagagaaagagagagagagagagcgagaaagaaagaattAACTGTAATTGCTCCCCCAGTGTTGCTTGTCATTTGTCATCCCATGAACAAATAATGAATAGTTCTGTGTCTCTTCTTCTTGTTCAAATGGAACAATAAACCCAAACAGAACCCCTCTTCCTCAGCTGAGTGAGGACAGACCGGAGAGTCCGCTCCGGAGACGTCCATCCCTGCTACGAGGAAAAGATGACTGCGAAAACGATGAGTATGGTAAACAATCactttgtgtatgtatgaggggagtcaggtggctgagcggtgagggagtcgggctagtaattactacttgcctcggggggaatgtccctgtacttactgtaagtcgctctggataagagcgtctgctaaatgactaaatgtaaatgtaatgtatgtggGTTGCTCTAAACATCAACACCAGCTCCCTTCACTCTCTTCAACTCCATTAGATGACAGCTGGCAACATCCCTTTTCATCGTGTTAAACTTTGACTACAAGATGTTTATCAAGTACCAAGCTGCCACATTAGCAACACAGTGAGATGTTTAGTTCCTCTCATTAGTTTTGTAGAATGTGGTTTGGTAGCTACCTTGGACCATAGCCCAAAGTTGTTGTCACAGGCCGATGCAGTTGGTTGGTCAGGATCAGGCCATGGCACAATGGGGCAATGTTGGCACACAGACTGGCATTCAGAATAAATGACACGCAACCATCATAAAATGGGGGGTGGGCAGCAGGCACAGCCATGagctctccccaccccctcttcaccccctccccctccacaccccctccttaccccctccccaccccctcctcacccgctccccaccccctccccatccaccaCCACTCCTGGACCACTCATGGTCAATGTGGGAGAGATGAGATTAACTGCTACTCAAACTGCTGTGAGCGGAAACCATCTGAATTAGTGTCGTGGTACTGCAAGGGGCGTGTCAAGATGTTTTAATTAAAGTGATTGAAATCAAGACAGGTAATTAGGACTGAATTTGATTAGTTGACTACAAGTTATATTTCAATGTATCAACTTGCTCTAACATTTATAGAGACCATAGATGTAGACTATTATGTAATCACAGTCCTTTTATAAATTACATTATGACCTTGCATGAAAATGTTCTGATGCAAACAGGAAAGTAATGCAAGCTTGATGCAGGATAATGCAG
This genomic window from Hypomesus transpacificus isolate Combined female chromosome 4, fHypTra1, whole genome shotgun sequence contains:
- the LOC124467338 gene encoding transmembrane protein 74, giving the protein MEHACSLASLDSEWTATTQEPGSVDDNNISVNCNKELETYFTCHDEDLYIQPSSPQSSHNGSSSHLSRELHEGVPALYMLSDDELAIDGSGKSVDYGFISAVTCLVTGILLVSISYAIPLDVKVDSDRVSAREMESLERENARVWAGVDKCVIAGLCLLTFGGVMMSTLVMVSMRREEVVRRTAFGYSMLPVKLYGSIALRGGSNQTLAASSQLSVADGDLEVC
- the trhrb gene encoding thyrotropin-releasing hormone receptor b; this translates as MENVTAVMENVTAAQKNHTLPTWTDHSIEYKLISTLLVFVICALGVVGNIMVILVVLTTKHMRTPTNCYLVSLAVADLMVLTAAGLPNITDSIFGSWVFGRPGCLCITYFQYLGINASSCSITAFTIERYIAICHPIKAQFLCTLSRAKKIIIIVWLFTSLYCIMWFFLSDIEEVLYENVTIETCGYKVLRRFYLPIYFFDFGMFFVLPLLLATILYGLIARILFLNPLPSNHKEKCKNGQSNRTKMSSCKNSRHSNSTATSRRQVTKMLAVVVVLFAVLWMPYRTLVVVNSFLKQAYLDTWFLLFCRCCIYLNSTINPIIYNAMSQKFRAAFRKLCRCGRKGLEKPTAYSVALTYSAVKDTSVVESTDHFTTELEEITVTEDLLPDKMMFKDTRVYNEVIFNKD